TGGTCATTAGTTCTTTGTCAAAAACTAATGTTCAACGACTAATTTATACCTAGCCACTTTTGACCATCTAAACGCTGAACTAAGCCAAATACTAACAAATCGAGTGTGATTTTGCGCTCATCGATTAAGAATGACTCAAGAGTGCTAGGTTTTTTGCCTTCATTACAGGAAAATCCCTTTTTACCTTGAATATCTTCGTCGGGGAAATACAGGTTGAACTGACGCAAACCTTTTTCTTTCCAACTGCCGATAATTTGCCAGCATTCCTCAGCAGATTCAAAGCCAGTAATTGGTAATTTCTGCTTGGCAAAAGACACCTGTAAATCTTGTACCCCTTGTTGAGCGATCGCTTTTTGTAAAGCTGGCAAGTAGTCTTGCTCAATAAACTCTACAAATGGCTTATCTTCAACAGCTGGGGCTTTTTCCTTTTTGGCGGCTTTAGCGGCAGCTGGTTTTTCTTCTGTTGCGGCGGCTGCGGGTTTTTCTCGCTTGGGGGCTGTAGCGGTTGGTTTAGCAGCTTTGGGGTCTGTGGTTTCGGGTGAATCTGTACTAGGAGCGTTTTCTTCAGCCACAGTGGGAGCTTGCTGGTCAACAGTACTGGGAGCTACTTCTCCCGCTTGATTGTGATTGGTTGGGTCTGCCATTGCTGAGGTCAATCCTTTAATCTAGCTTTTGGAGCGATCGCTCACCTTGATGTTTTGGGTATTCTCATTTTTACATATTAACGGAGTTTGTAGTAAGCACTTAAGTGCTTCGATCCCATATAGCTGCAACGATCCCTAATAACCCTCTATACATCTACATAAACTGCCCTTACCTGAATATAGAAAACATAAAAATAAAAACTAATGGATAAAATGCAACTTACAAAACTGCTAATTGGGGATTTTACTTGGCAGCGACTGGTTAAATCTTTAATCTTTATCTATATATTTTTTGCTGGGTTTGTATATTTTCGGGCAGACAGTATGATTTTTCTGTCTCAACCTTCTAGCTATCAGGATGATTCAACAATTATTAAATTAAAAAGTGGCGAAAATAATATATCAGCTACATACTTGTTGAATAATCAAGCTAAATATACTATTCTTTATTCTCATGGCAATTCTGAAGATTTAGGAGATATCAAACAAATACTAGAAAAATTATATGCATGGGGCTTTAGTGTCTTTGCTTATGATTATCGTGGTTATGGTACTAGTCAAGGAAAGCCTACAGAAACTAATGCATACGAAGATATCGATAGCGCTTACAATTATTTGACCCAAAATTTAAAAATACCACCTGAAAGAATTATAGTTTTAGGTCGTTCGGTTGGCGGTGGTTCTGCCGTAAATTTGGCAATGCGGAAACCAGTAGCTGGTTTAATTATTGAAAGTTCGTTTATTTCCGCTTTTCAAGTAATAGTCCCTTTTCGGATTTTACCTTTTGACAAATTTCCCAATCTTCATAATATCAAAAAAGTCAAATGCCCGATATTGGTAATTCATGGGAAAGCAGATGAAATCATTCCTTTTGCTCATGGAGAAAAGTTATTTAATGCTGCAATATCCCCAAAACTTTATTTGTGGGTTGAAAAGGCAAATCATAATGATTTATTTTTAGTAGCTGAAGACAAGTATCGGAAAATCTTACAGGAGTTCACTAACCTTGTAAAGACAAATCAGCAATTACCCCGTTACAGTAATTTGTAATTGCTAATGGTTTAGACTTCCGCTAAACCCTTCAAATCCCTTTGAATCCCATACCAGTTTCTACCTGTTGCTGTGCCGGAGTAGAACTCGCTTTGCCAGACGCAATGCTAGAAGCCTTACGCCAAATTCCAAGCTGGCTCAAAAATATGCCTACTAAAATCACGCTACCACCAATATATTGAGGTAAGGTTGGAGTTTCACCCAAAATTAAATAGGCTGCTAGGATGCCTATAATTGGGCTAAATGAGCTAACTAAGGAAGCTGTAGAGACAGTAGAAGTTTTCAAGCCTTTAATCCAAAAAGACTGACCTACTACCACAATTAACCCACCATAGAGAAACATCCACTGCCACAAGAATGGTGAGAGGACATCAGTGAAATGATCGCTGCCATAAAGGATTAAAGCAATGAAGAAAAAGATTACGGTTCCTAATGCAGTGCGAAAGATGCTATAGATTCCTAAAGGAATCTGCGAAAGGTATTTCTTACCAATAATCGTAGAAGCAGTTCCAGCGATAGATCCTAATGCTGCTAAAAGTTCCCCTATGCCTAACCTGAAACCTCCCATATTCATCATGGTATCTGCTGGAGGCTGAAGGATGATAGTTATGATAACACCAACAAACGCTGCGATCGCGCCGATAAATTCCCAAATATTTACCCGTTCCCTCAATAACCAGACTGATAAAGCCAGAGTTAGAGGCGGTTCCAAGCGTCCTACCAAGATGACATTATTTACCCCTGTGAGTGCAAGTGCCTGGAAAATTAAGCCAGGAGCCAATGCTCCTGATAAAATAGCGACTGCTGTGAGACTAACCCAATCCTTCCTTGAGAGTTGCTTCAAAGTAGCTTTGTTCCACTGTCGCCCATAGATGAGGATCAGAAGTATCAAGGCGCAAAGGTTTCCCACAAATAAAACATTACACAAAGAAATCGGATTGCGTTCGCCAATAAAATGTTCAGCACCAATTTCTGTTAGCTTCCGGGTAACTGCGCCAGATGCAGCAAAAATTAGCATTGCTAGCCAGAGATATGTTTGTCCTGAAACTCTATAAATTAAGCGATGTGGTCTTTTGGGTCTAGTCACAATAACACCACTGCAATGAAAGCATTGCTCATTATAAGTTGCCATCATTCTGAACTGAATGAGGTTTTGTTGAGAAAATACTTAAATTATGCTGTGACTTCGAGCCACCATCGTTACCTGAGAAAGTGCTGAGAATTAACTAAGTTTTCTCAAAGGATAAATTCATGAAAATAGTGCCTTAGTTTCAATCGGCTCTCACTCCTACCTGAGATGCTTGGGATGTTCAGGATAAAACAAAAAAGAGAGTAACAAATGAAACTCGCACCCTTACTTACAAGTTTTGCTTTAGTTGGTTTTTTCACAGTTTGGGATGTACCATTAAAAGCGATCAATCCTTCCTTAGTGCAAGCATCAGCAGCCGAAGAATTGTCTGTAGCAAAGAAACTAGATTTGCTTACTAAAAGTAAGGGTCAGATTGGTAGTGGCGATCAATTACGTCGTTTCTTTTTTGGTGACTTGGAGCCAATTGGTATCCAGGTAGGTGGTGCAGGTCATGTAGTTAACCTTTATAACAAAGCCAATGATGTCACATTCGCTTACTGCTCTCACTACGATGTGATTGTAGCAATTAAGAAAGGTAAAGTGACGAAATTTGAACCTAGTGAAGTGAAGTAATATTAAATCGACTTTTCAATTAATATTTTGCTAAAAATTCATGAATTTCCCCCAGAGAAGCAAAACTATATGCGGTAGGGGAAATTCATGAATTGCCCCTACCTAAAAATTAGTGTTTGTGCTATTGTTGCGTAATTTATGACATTTAGGTTGCGATGTTTAATAACAAGCCGCTCTGGATCTACAACCTAAAACTCTTGAACAAGGGGCTTAAGCTCCTTATTTCAACAAGCTTGATTTGATAAAGTTTCATAAATAATTGGTATTAAGATTTGCCAGATGCTACAACTTCTTTGAAGTTATTGCTAGAGTCAGTTAGAACTTTCACAATTTTATTTGATGAGTCATTAGAGCCTATCGTTAATATTTTTCCTGAAAATAATTTATTGTTATCAATCGATAGATAAATATCTGTTTCTTGAATGACTTTATTCAAGAATATTGTCAATTTTTCACCGTATTGTTCTCTTTTTTGGTCAAAAGCTGGAATTTTTTCTCTTAATATCTTGTGAATTTGAGATATAGGAATACCAACTTGCTTAAGCTGATTTAATTGCTCAATATTTTGCTTTAATCCTTGCAAAACTTTCTTGGTTTCAACAAAAACATCATCATTTAATAAACTATCGCTAGTTACTTCATGAATTGGAATCTCCTCTATTTTTGCTTGGGGAGCAGGTATAGGTATAAAGCGATCGCAAACAGACTTAAGAACCCGATTAATTTGCCCTTCGTAAGCACATCCAATTACAGTCTTTCCATATTCATGGAGCTTTTTAGCTAAAGCGGCAAATGCACCATCACCTGATATAATAACGAAAACTCGCAACGTCGGACGACTCTGGGCTAATTCCATGACATCAATCGCTAGTTGCATATCTGCTGCATTCCGTTTATAACTGTAATCAAAAATTTGAATTGCTTCAATACCAAGTTCTTGAATCTCATTTTTTAACAGTCTTAATCGAGAATCACTCCAGTCAGCATAAGCACATTGGATAGCAATTTTATTAACTAAGCTAGTGTTTTCCAGATTTGTTTGAATTTGTTTAAGAGAGAAATTTAAATTAGGGTTACTTCTACCCATTGTTAAGTTTTCAATATCATAAAAAATAGCTGTATTGAACTCCCCAAGATTAGATGAAATATGAGCCTTGGTAGTAAGATGCTCCACACGAGTCTGACGCTGTTTTAATTCTTTCAAATCAGCTATTAAAGACGTTATTTCTGGCGTTGGCTCGGAACTACTTACTTCCTCCTTTAACTGTGTAATGATTGATTTTAATTCATTAACTTGTAGTTTTGCTTGTTCTGATTCCTGCTGTAACTGCTCAGTTAATGTATTAATCTGACTCTGGGTTTGAACAGTATGCTCTCGAAGTTCACTAATGGTTCTGGAAAAAATTTGCTGACGTTGTTGATAAGCTGTTACCAAAGCTTGCTGAACGATATCCCATTCTTTGGGAAATGCTTCACGGGTACACACTTGTAAAACTGATTCATAACCTGCGATCGCAATTTCCAAATTACTCGCAAGGTTCCCTTGTTCAAAGGCTTGAATAATTGTACTAAGCTTGACAATAACTCCAACTATATTACTAGCATTGGCAGGTTCTTTAGCAAAGCGATCGCTTACCCATTTCCGCAACATTAAAGCTAAATTATCGTTGAGTTTGCTTAAGTTATGTTGCAGAATTGGATATACTTCCTGATTTTGATAAGTTGCTCTTAATAAATCGATCAGGAAGCTTTGCTCCTGGTTAGCAGCTTCGTTTGGCATAGCTAAATCCCTGACAATATATCTTTTAGATTAGTATTCCCAAATTTTCATTTCATCTAACAATTAAAGTGGTGTAATCCAATAAGTAATTCCCTGAAAAACTTGTTTGTTAAAACCAAATAGAGGTAAATTATCTTCAGTTAAACCTACATAAGTCCAATGGGGAACATCATTTTCTACAGTTTGAAACCAACCATTTTGATTCAGAGCTTTTCTTTGTTCTTTACTGCCTACACGTAAATCAATTGCTAATCCCCAGAGATGTTGTGAGGTTCCGGGAGGTGCAACTAAACCGAGAATTTTTGTTTCTTTGCCCTGTTGAACTTTTGCCAAAGTTTGATTGTTAGCATATTTTTGCCAAAATCTTAAATTTGTGTTGAAAGTGCGAGTACAATCACCAGAACCATAACCAGATTTTAGCGGAATTTCTTGTTTAATTCGTGCTTTATTTAAAGCGTCAGCCGCCGACTTTTGTAAATAACAGTCGTTAGTTTTATCAACATGACCCATTGTTAAACTAGCTTGAAACTCTTGGGTTTCTTGTTCATTAGCAAAGATATCTTTTTTCGGTAACTTAATTCCGATATCTTGATTTACAAAGACTGCGCCATAAGTTCGCAGCAAAGTATATTCATAAGTACCAGGCTGGGGAATTGTGGGTAACTTCTGGCTAACCGCAGATAAAAAACGCTGTTTTTCATTTAATTCTGGGTTGGGAATAAATGGTTTAGATGTTGTTTCTTTAGAGGTATTTATACAAGGTGATGAACCATTAATAGAGCATAGATTTAATGGTTGGGTAGTTGTAGCAAATTGGTGGTGGGTAATCTCATTACTAGCTACTAAGACAAAAATCATCCCGATAACTATAATGATGAAGCTTGCTTTTCTAATAAATCTAGTAATATCTCTTTGCTTCTTGATGGTGAGTTTCATTTGTAAATAATTCTTTAGTTGATTCAAAAATACAAGGTAATGAACTTCTTGGAATTTCTGTTATTGATAAGTTAAAATCATAAACTTTTTATTGTTACTGAAATCTAGTTGTATCCTAATTATCGAATAGATACCAATCAGAGATTAGATTGTATTAATGACTAACAATCTGAACAATAGCTGGGATCGACAACCCGGAACCTTGTCACAAATGTTAAAAAATTTATATTTTTTATTTAATACTCAAGTAAAAAAATAGAACATTGTTTCTATTTGAGTACTAGTAAATTTGATAACTTTTTTATTAGAAAGTTACATCCATGAAATCACGGGAACAGTTAAAATTGATAAAGAACTCTAAGCTTGCCGATCCTGTAAGTATGACCATGCACAATTCCGTTGAATTTCAAGACGCTTTTGATGTCATAGTCGTCGGTGCAGGTCACTCCGGTTGCGAAGCGGCTCTTGCCTCTGCACGCCTCGGTTGTCGTACCCTGTTATTGACGCTCAACTTGGATAGAATCGCTTGGCAACCCTGTAATCCAGCAGTGGGTGGCCCGGCCAAATCTCAGTTGACTCATGAGGTAGATGCACTCGGCGGGGAAATCGGTAAAGTAGCAGACCGTACCTACCTGCAAAAACGTATCCTCAACTCTTCACGGGGGCCTGCTGTTTGGGCATTACGCGCCCAGACGGACAAGCGCGAATATGCAGCAGTGATGAAGAATATTGTCGAGAATCAAGAAAACTTGACAATCCGCGAAAGTATGGTAATAGATTTGGTGCTAGGTGCTAATGATGAAGTCATCGGCGTTGAAACTTATTTTGGTGTAGGGTTCCAATGTAAAGCTGTTATCTTGACAACTGGCACTTTCCTTGGGGGCAAAATCTGGGTTGGCAACAAATCAATGCCAGCCGGACGCGCTGGAGAATTTGCGGCGGAAGGATTGACACAAACCCTAAATCGCCTGGGATTTGAAACCGGAAGGCTTAAAACTGGAACTCCAGCACGAGTAGATAAGCGATCGCTAGATTATAGTAAAATGCTAATCCAGCCAGGGGATGAAGATGTGCGCTGGTTTAGCTTTGACCCGGATGCTTGGGTAGAACGGGAACAAATGCCTTGCTATATCACCCGTACCACCGCCGAAACTCATCGTCTAATTAAAGATAATTTGCACCTGTCGCCAGTTTATGGCGGTTGGGTGGAAGCCAAAGGGCCGCGTTATTGTCCCAGTATTGAAGATAAGATTGTGCGCTTTGCCGATAAGGAAAGCCACCAAATTTTTATTGAACCAGAAGGAAGAGATATACCCGAACTTTATATCCAAGGGTTTTCTACAGGGTTGCCAGAAAATTTGCAACTGTTTATGTTGCGGACTCTTCCTGGTTTGGAAAAATGTGTGATGCTGCGTCCAGCTTATGCTGTGGAATATGATTATTTACCTGCAACTCAGTGCTACCCCACATTGATGACCAAGAAAGTTGCCGGACTGTTTTGTGCTGGGCAAATTAACGGCACTACAGGTTATGAAGAAGCGGCAGCCCAAGGGCTAGTAGCAGGAATTAATGCGGCTCGATTTGTTAGTTCTCAAGAAATGATTGTGTTTGCCCGCGAGCAAAGTTACATTGGCACGCTAATTGATGACCTGTGTACAAAAGACCTACGGGAACCTTACCGGATGCTCACCAGTCGGTCTGAGTACCGCTTATTACTGCGTTCTGACAATGCCGACCAACGTTTGACAACCTTGGGACGAGAAATTGGTTTAATTGACGATCGCAGATGGGATCTATTTACCCAAAAACAAACAAACATTACCACAGAAAAGCAAAGATTGCAAGCTACGCGAGTCAAAGAACATGATGAAATAGGAATAGCGATCGCATCTGATACCCAACAATTAATTAAAGGTTCAATTACCCTCAACGACTTACTGCGCCGTCCGGGATTTCATTACGTTGACCTCGACAGGTTCGGACTAGGAAACCCCAACCTCAACCGCGCCGAAAAAGAAGGCGCAGAAATTGACATCAAATATCATGGCTATCTTGCTAGGCAACAAAATCAGATTGACCAAATTGCCCGCCAAGCACACCGCCAGTTACCTGCGGATTTGGATTATACAAAAATTGAGACTCTTTCCAAGGAAGCGCGGGAAAAGCTGACTCACGTAAAACCACTCACTCTTGGTCAAGCTGCACGTATAGGTGGTGTAAACCCAGCCGATGTTAACGCTTTATTATTATATTTAGAATTGCGTAGAACCAAGAGCCAGTATGAGTTTCCAGCCTTAGCTTAACACAAAGTTAATAAAGACTGAGTATAGTAGTAAGCAGGGTGATTGGTATGATAGATGACATAAATATTAGTACTGCTATCATCAACAATCCCCAGATTCAAGTTGATTTTAATACCAACGCTCAACCAACTCGTCTCAATCAGACGGCGGATTGGATATCTCATCTGTAATCCTAATTAAGAGGCAGTAGGCGCGGCGTTTCCTCGTCCTAGCAATAACCCAGAACGTCTATGTTACAAGAAGCCAGCACCCGTCTCATAGTACCGGAACCATCAGAAGACTTAATCGCCAACGAGCCTTGGTCGATAGAAAACTATGCTGATGGTCTAATGGATGAACTCTTTGCCGATATCGACTACATTCTGGATGTTAGCGATCATCTCCCGTCTCAAACCGTTAGGCACGCTAGACAGAACAAATCTAGTCAGTCTTTCCAAGGTCAACGCCAGTCAACTCCAGAATACGTGCCTCTGCAAACAGTTACGATACCGCAGATTATCTTACCAAACGGACAGTCAATTACTCAAGATAACCACAAACACTTGAGTACCGTTGTCTTTAATAAAGCTACCATAAAACCAGGTAGTAGAAAGCGTCAGAAAAGTAGTCGGACTTTGGGCAGATTGCTAATTGTAGGCACAACTTTAGGCGTAGCGATCGCTGGTATTATCTACCTGTTGCAGTCTGGAGTCGTATATCTTTTAAATACCAACTTTACTCAGTCAGCTTTTCTGTCACTACAATCGCAGTCAAAGTTGCCAACAAAAGTAGAAATTGAGGCAGATTTGGTTGACTATATGCTTCAATCACTGGCAGTTATAGATAAAGAAGAAGTAAAAAGCAATCAAAAATCTGGCATACCTGGATTCTCCAATCAGATGGGCTTTAGGAACGGGCAAACAACTGGTAATCTACCATCACTTCCACTTCTAGCTAACAATACACCAGCAGCCCCTAACCATTCTGGAAGTGTTGTTGAGCGGATCTATGTTCCCGTTTACCAAGCACCGTCACCAATGCATTACGCACTCCCGGCCATTCCTGGTACTCCTACACTTTTACCACAAGTTGCCAGTGCGTTACAGGGATATCAACCGAATGTTGTCAAAAGTGCCCTGAATACAGTACGACAAGCTGCCAAACCTGTAAACGTCAGTATGTTGGCTGCGGCTGTGCAAGCAGAACTTAAACCTGTGACTGGGAGAACTGCACCGATTACCGTGCGGCAAACACCCAAACCTCTACCTGCATTACCGGTAGTTCCACTGCGTGCAGCACTCGCGCCAGAGTCAGAACCAACTATTACCCAAGAGCAAGTATATCCGGCAACTGCGATCGCAGAAGCTCCAACTAATACCTTAGAAGGATTGCTAGAGTTGGGTAACAAATCTGCCGCTTTGTTTAAAATTGACGGTGTGACTCGCCGCATCAATATGGGTGAAAGCATTGGCTCAAGTGGTTGGACGCTGGTAGAGGTTAGTAACGGCGAAGCAGTCATCCGCCGTAACGGGGAAGTACGATCAATTTATGCAGGGCAGAAGTTGTAAGGCCAAGACCCAATAATTTTATCAGAAAATTTTGGCCCTTCGTCATCCAGTATTGTTTTTTTGCGTCAGCAAAAAAACAATACTGGATGCAATCCTCACCCCCCGCTCACAATCCCCACCTTATGAGTACATTGAAGGTGGGGACTTCTGCGACAAGTTAAATAATTTATTTCTTAGAAATCCCTTAGCTCCTGACTGGTGGGTTAATTTCAAAATGAATATGATTATCGTGACCACTGAGAGAAACACAAAGTCCCTCTTGAATTAGTTGTTGATCGTTGAAAAAGATTGCCCGCACCAGCTTTTGCTTACTAATGGACTTGAGAATAGCTCGCGCCGCCTCTCGATCGTATTCAGAACTCCACCAAACAATACCACCAAAATTTCCATTTTTTTGGGGTAAGTAAATATCACACATCATACCAGTTTCATGTCCCTGATGGTCGGGAGTATCGCCGCCATGAGGAAGGCTAACATCGTTAATTGCGAATAGAGCCGCTTGTGGGTGAGTGCTACGATAACTATTTTGATAATCTTGGGCAATTATTTTAATAATATCAGCTAACCAGTGTGTTCCAAAGTCGTGGTTATCTTGGGTGTCTTCCAGTTCACCGTTAACAAAACCATTATTAGGGTCACTTTTGGGCATCAATTCCCACCTGGGTGCGTTAGCTGCTTGCAACCATCGATGAGTTATTTCCCCAACATCAACTCGACCATCACCATTAACAGTACTGCGACCGGCAATAATTGACTGAAATAGTTTGATTGCATCAAATAGTCCTCTGTCTCTGTCTGCACTGTTAGGATCGCCCACCCATTTGTAGCCTAGCTCATACAATCGCGCCTTAATCGCCTTAACATCATCAGCTTTATTGACTCCACCAATTCCCACACTACCACCGAGTTCAATGACCTTGGCTCCTGGTAAACTTGATGGTGTAGGTTGTTGAGTGTTTTCATCGTCCTTGCGATCGAAAGGAACAACAACTTTAATGTGGATCTCTAGACTTTGATCGTCAACAGAAATTATCATGCTGCGATCGCCTTCTTGTTTAAAAACGAAATCAAATTGCCATTTCCCATCCTGACTAATTGCTACACTTGTAGCTGGAGAACGATCGTCACTGATAATCGACAAAATTTTGCCACTGTCGGTTAAAGGTGCTACGCCTTCAACCCGAAAATTTTGCCCTAATTCAACTTCTTTGGGAACCCGAATTAACTGAAGTTGTTCTACTGAAGTGGGAATGGTAACTCCACCTGCATTAGCCAATAATTTTTGTGCCTCTGGAAGCAAGTCTATAACTTTACTGACATATTTAGGATCGGATGAATAGCCTTTAGCTTTGAGAAAGCCAAGGAAGTTTTCTGGTGTATTAGTATATTCTTCTAAGCCTTTATAAGGAGTGCGAGTTAAAAATTTCCAATAACCAATAATAAAAGCGTCTATATCTGTAAATTTACAAAACTCAACTTCTTTTGGCTCCGAAGGAACTTTGATTTTTAACGGTTCTGCAAACCCTTTCATCTCAGGAACTCGCCATTTTAATCCCGCAAAATTATTAGCATTGACAGCAAGATCGCTTTGACCTCTGCTAGACTCTAGCAACCATTGAGCCAGGGTAACTTCTTTGAGAATTTGTCGATTTATATCAGTAATTTTTGCACTTTCAATCCCAACCTGTGTAAATATTGTTGCTAGATTTTTATCAAAATAACTGTTGACTAAATCATCTAGTAATGACATAAATTTATCCTATTAAAATTTTTTTTGCAGAACCCCGGCTTTTTAGATAAGTAGGAATGCAAAATTAAATATATATTTGTCATTGCAAATGGAGCAAAGCGGAATGTTCGCGGAGCGTATCTTCTTAGGCTGCGCCAACGCGTAGCTTGCTTTTGAGAAGGGGTACGTTACATTCGCAATGACATACATTTAAATTTTCACGCCGACTTACTTAATCTTTTTCTACAACCTTGGCATGTCCAGCAAAAATAAAATGCTCGTTTCGGTTTCCTTGACTTTTATCGGGCCACTTAACCCAATAATGATTTTCTTCAAAACGGACATCTAAAATTGGGTAATCTCCTGGTTCAATATCAACTAGAGAATCTTCTGCTAGGTCTGATGACTGCTCTGTAGAGGGTTTTAAAAGAGTTTTTGTTGTAATTTCTAGAACGTATTTCTTATCAGGTTTAAGCTCATTGTTCTTAGGCTTACCGATTAATCCATCTTTAATTGCTTCCGCCATTTTCTCAACATCAAATAGATCCATATCTACTTTTGCATCACAAAAGCAGCATTCAATTAAAATAGCTGGCATTTGTGTATTCTTCAGAACAAAGAAACCTGTATCTTTCACTCCTCTATTATAAAAACCAAGTTGCACAATTTCTTTGAGAACTGATTCAGCAATACCTTGTGATGCATTACTAATAGCATAAACTTCTGTGCCATGAGCTATACTGTTGAATTTATTAAAGTGAATGGCAACATAGACATTAACATTATTAGCATTGGCCTTATTAGTTCGTTGTCTGAGAGAATCGGTTACACTACTGGCGCTTGTGGGAGTGCAATCAATAGCGGTATGATTTGCAGCTTTGAGTTTTTGGATCAATTGTGTACCAACTGCTTTAGTTAAAACATCTTCTTGTTTGATGCCTGTTGCTCCTGTATCTGGAGGGCAATTGTGTCCCATATCAATACCAAATTTCATCTTGTTAATTTCCTTTTGATAGTTTGAGAGGTCAACATAATTTAATTACACTGTATTAATTATTAACCCAAATGCGATCGCTCTGTCGGTGAGATAAAGTGAGTTGTTACTGTAAAAAAATGTAACGTTTAACGTAAAACTCTTATTAAAAAGAGAAATATCATAAGTTCAACATATAAATAAAGCAGGTTTACTCATGACGGCACAAGAGGCACTGAATTTAGTCGATACTCTTTTAGGCTCTACCTTTGGGCAAAGGCTCAATGACGTTCAATCTGTGGTTTTGCTAGAAAGTTGGCTAGGACGCACCTATGGGGAAATTGCGGTGCAGATAAGTTATGAACACGACTATATCAAACAAGTGGGTTCCCAATTGTGGCAATTACTTTCTCAGGTAATTGGTGAAGAAGTTTGTAAAAAAAATATCCAATCTGTTTTACGTCGCTATCAGCAGTCTCAAGGTGGTGATAGTTGAAGAGCGATCGCAGTTGGGCGTTTTAGACTAAGATTCTCATAAACGCCAGCGATCGCTACTATACCTACTTATCTGGTAATTTAAGATTATTGTATGGAAGTTACTCTCAAGGCTTACTTTCGATGCCATCTTTTAATTTGCTTCTCAATTGCTAGCACGATCAAACTTAATTATTGATTGAAGTTGTGCGCTCTCAAGCTTAAGATAAATAAAGCATAAATTTATAACTGAATTTGTCAACACTTTATTTTTGAAAAACTTTAGAAATAACAAATTTTAGAATATTTATTTATATCGGAATCTGGTTTAATTCTTGGACAAAGTTCAGTATTTGTAGTAACGCACTAAATCTTTAATAAGGGTGCGTTACAAACTCTGTTCTAACACAACGCCAGTTGCTACAACGGAGGGAACCTCCCTTCGGGTTCACCAGTCGCCTAGGTTGGGAAACCCACCTACAGCGCTGGATTCACCGCAACGCACTGGCTCCCCTACAATACCTAATTCTGTTCAAAAATTAAATAGTAATCTTTATGCTTTGTCAGCGAGACAAAGTGAGTATTACAGGACTTACACAAGAAAGTTCTAAAGTAGCGGTAATTCATGAATTACCGCTACGACAAATCAGGTTTTTGAGACAATTTTGCGTAAGTCTTATATTATTTATTAGATTTAAATTTTACATAAAACAGTAAAATGACTGCGATTCTAACTAAAAATAATCAAAAAAACAAGCTGATGGTGAAGACTTGAAAAAAATTACTGAATTTTCATACCTAAAG
This Nostoc sp. KVJ3 DNA region includes the following protein-coding sequences:
- a CDS encoding DUF2996 domain-containing protein, which gives rise to MADPTNHNQAGEVAPSTVDQQAPTVAEENAPSTDSPETTDPKAAKPTATAPKREKPAAAATEEKPAAAKAAKKEKAPAVEDKPFVEFIEQDYLPALQKAIAQQGVQDLQVSFAKQKLPITGFESAEECWQIIGSWKEKGLRQFNLYFPDEDIQGKKGFSCNEGKKPSTLESFLIDERKITLDLLVFGLVQRLDGQKWLGIN
- a CDS encoding alpha/beta hydrolase; the encoded protein is MDKMQLTKLLIGDFTWQRLVKSLIFIYIFFAGFVYFRADSMIFLSQPSSYQDDSTIIKLKSGENNISATYLLNNQAKYTILYSHGNSEDLGDIKQILEKLYAWGFSVFAYDYRGYGTSQGKPTETNAYEDIDSAYNYLTQNLKIPPERIIVLGRSVGGGSAVNLAMRKPVAGLIIESSFISAFQVIVPFRILPFDKFPNLHNIKKVKCPILVIHGKADEIIPFAHGEKLFNAAISPKLYLWVEKANHNDLFLVAEDKYRKILQEFTNLVKTNQQLPRYSNL
- a CDS encoding DMT family transporter, translated to MMATYNEQCFHCSGVIVTRPKRPHRLIYRVSGQTYLWLAMLIFAASGAVTRKLTEIGAEHFIGERNPISLCNVLFVGNLCALILLILIYGRQWNKATLKQLSRKDWVSLTAVAILSGALAPGLIFQALALTGVNNVILVGRLEPPLTLALSVWLLRERVNIWEFIGAIAAFVGVIITIILQPPADTMMNMGGFRLGIGELLAALGSIAGTASTIIGKKYLSQIPLGIYSIFRTALGTVIFFFIALILYGSDHFTDVLSPFLWQWMFLYGGLIVVVGQSFWIKGLKTSTVSTASLVSSFSPIIGILAAYLILGETPTLPQYIGGSVILVGIFLSQLGIWRKASSIASGKASSTPAQQQVETGMGFKGI
- a CDS encoding NYN domain-containing protein, with amino-acid sequence MPNEAANQEQSFLIDLLRATYQNQEVYPILQHNLSKLNDNLALMLRKWVSDRFAKEPANASNIVGVIVKLSTIIQAFEQGNLASNLEIAIAGYESVLQVCTREAFPKEWDIVQQALVTAYQQRQQIFSRTISELREHTVQTQSQINTLTEQLQQESEQAKLQVNELKSIITQLKEEVSSSEPTPEITSLIADLKELKQRQTRVEHLTTKAHISSNLGEFNTAIFYDIENLTMGRSNPNLNFSLKQIQTNLENTSLVNKIAIQCAYADWSDSRLRLLKNEIQELGIEAIQIFDYSYKRNAADMQLAIDVMELAQSRPTLRVFVIISGDGAFAALAKKLHEYGKTVIGCAYEGQINRVLKSVCDRFIPIPAPQAKIEEIPIHEVTSDSLLNDDVFVETKKVLQGLKQNIEQLNQLKQVGIPISQIHKILREKIPAFDQKREQYGEKLTIFLNKVIQETDIYLSIDNNKLFSGKILTIGSNDSSNKIVKVLTDSSNNFKEVVASGKS
- a CDS encoding D-alanyl-D-alanine carboxypeptidase family protein, producing MKLTIKKQRDITRFIRKASFIIIVIGMIFVLVASNEITHHQFATTTQPLNLCSINGSSPCINTSKETTSKPFIPNPELNEKQRFLSAVSQKLPTIPQPGTYEYTLLRTYGAVFVNQDIGIKLPKKDIFANEQETQEFQASLTMGHVDKTNDCYLQKSAADALNKARIKQEIPLKSGYGSGDCTRTFNTNLRFWQKYANNQTLAKVQQGKETKILGLVAPPGTSQHLWGLAIDLRVGSKEQRKALNQNGWFQTVENDVPHWTYVGLTEDNLPLFGFNKQVFQGITYWITPL